In a genomic window of Diabrotica undecimpunctata isolate CICGRU chromosome 2, icDiaUnde3, whole genome shotgun sequence:
- the LOC140433547 gene encoding splicing factor 3B subunit 5-like gives MGDRYNIHSQLENLYLKYIGTSHAESTKYEWLVNQHTDIVFSSYLGHPHLINYIVICENEAKARIKFKLMEKMMQPCGPLLDKPED, from the exons ATGGGAGATAGATATAATATCCACAGTCAATTGGAaaatctttatttaaaatatattggtaCTAGTCATGCAGAATCCACCAAATATGAATGGTTAGTAAATCAAC ACACAGATATAGTTTTTTCAAGCTATTTGGGCCATCCACACTTAATAAATTACATTgttatttgtgaaaatgaagcGAAAGCTCGTATTAAGTTTAAGTTAATGGAGAAGATGATGCAACCATGTGGACCACTTCTAGATAAACCTGAAGATTAA